TAGGCCGACCTTTCATCTAAGTTTCTCAGGAGATTTTTCCCACCAGCTAGGACTGCAAGATTGAGGAACGAAATCACTAACTTCACCAAGTTCAATGGTGAATCACTTTATGAGgcatgggagagattcaaggaGGCAATCAGAAAGTGCCCACATCACGGATTGCCAGATAATCTCCTAATTGAGGTCTTCTATCTTAGCCTGGATGATACATTGAGGTCTCTAGTAGATGCTGCAGCAGGAGGCGCACTGATGGGTAAGAATTATGATGAAGCAAGTGCTTTGATAGAAGAGATGGCCTCCAGTGCACATAATTGGCAGaatgaaagaagtaaatcaaGAGTGGCATCAGTCAATGACATGGACACTATTGCTAATTTGACAACCCAGATTTCAGCTCTCACTACCCAGGTAAGTAAACTCACCTCAGCACATTCTTTTAATACTAATCAGGTTGCTTTTTGTGAGTTGTGTTCAGGACCACATTCGACtcttgaatgcatgtctggAAATCCCTCGGCTTCACCCAATGGAGAGCAAGTGAACTTTGTCAACAACTTCCAACGGAGTAATCAAGGGCCTTATTCGAACACTTACAATCCCGGGTGGCGTAATCATCCTAATTTCTCATGGAGGAGGAATGAGAATAATGCACTTAAACCGCCACCTGGATTCCAAAAGCAAGGCCCTGCTCAGAATGCTCCACCTCAGCAAAGTCAGTCGAGAATGGAAGAGCTCATGTTGAGCTATATGCAAAAGACTGACACCATGCTACAGATCAACAAGCCACTATTCGAAACCTAGAGGGTCAGATTAGTCAGATTTCTCAGCAATTGAGTAATAGACCATCAGGGTCTTTACCCAGCAACACTGAAGAGAACCCCAAGGGTGTCAATGCTATAATGCTGAGGAGTGGCAAGGAATTGGAAATAGTCAATAGAAAAGCTCAAACTCAGGAGGAGAGTCCGGAGAAAGACAAAGGTAAGCAAAAGGTGGAGGAACCAAGGCAGAAGTCACTAGGGGTGAAACCGTATGTTCCTCCTGTCCCTTTTCCAGGAAGATTGAAGCAACAACAGTTGGACGCCCAATTTGCTAAATTCCTAGATGTTTTTAAAAAGCTGCAAATCAACATTCCATTTGCAGAAGCACTCCAGCAGATGCCTTCATATGCTAGATTCATGAAGGATCTGCTCACTAAAAAGAGGAAGTTTGATGGGAGTGAGCCTGTGATGCTTACAGGAGAGTGTTCTATGATTCTCCAAAAGGACTTGCCTAACTTACCACGCAAACAAAGAGATCAGGGGAGTTTCACTGTTCCTTGTACTATagggaattttcattttgagaacGTTCTTATTGATTCAGGtgcaagtataaatttaatgcctctgtctattttcaggaaacttggacttggagaatgcaaGAAAACTCATATTACCTTGCAACTTGCTGACAGGAGTATCAAATATCCAAAGGGTATTGTTGAGAATGTCCTGGTGAAGGTagacaaattcatatttccaGTCGACTTCATAGTcttggagatggaggaggacAGAGAGGTGCCCATGATCCTTGGCAGACCGTTCCTTGCGACAGGTAAAGCATTAATAGATGTGGAACAAGGTAAGCTCACTTTAAGAGTTATGAATgaacaaataacttttaatgtttatgacgccataaagaaatttgatgatggcaaatcatgttacaccattgatattattgatgaGCTTATCTCTGAGTCTGTGGAGGAGAAAGCAGGTGTGGATACAATGGAATCAGTCCTTAGGGATCTGGACGATtggagtgatgatgatgagcatgaggaagaatctGTGGAGAAGGTATCAGAAATCAAGGCTCGCTACTATGAGGAGCTGGGCACTAGTGCGACAAAACCAGTATCATCTTTGACACAGTCCCCGGTGCTAGAACTTAAACCATTGCCTAGCCATTTAAAATATGCCTATCTTGGAATAGATGATACTTTGCCaataattatctcttcttccttgacaGGTGATCAGGAGCAACAGCTCCTAAGCGTGCTGAGAGAGCACAAGGAGGCAATAGGATGGACTATTGCAGATATCAAAGGGATCAGCCCTTTGATTTGCACTCACAGGATAATGTTGGAAGCTGAGTGCAAACCCATAGTGCAACCACAGAGGCGACTTAACCCAACTCTCAAAGAGGTAGTGAAGAAAGAAGTGCTTAAACTGTTGGATGCAGGTATTATCTATCCTATCTCAGATAGTAAATGGGTTAGTCCTGTTCAAGTAGTGCCCAAAAAGGGTGGTATGACTGTGGTTAAAAATGAGGTCAATAAATTAATCCCGACTCGTACTGTGACTGGGTGGAGAGTTTGTATAGATTACAGGAAACTAAATGATGCTACCCGTAAAGACCATTTCCCCCTCCCCTTCATTGATCAGATGCTAGAAAAACTTGCAGGGCATGATTATTATGTTTTCTAGATGGTTATTCTggttacaatcagattcatatAGCACCCGAGGACCAGGAGAAAACCACATTTACTTGTCCTTATGGCACTTTTGCCTTTAGGagaatgcctttcggtctctgtAATGCACCTGCCACTTTCCAGAGGTGCATGATGTCTATATTTTCTGACATGttagagaattttattgaaatatttatggatgatttctctgtttttgggaagtcatttgaatctTGTCTGACAAATTTAGGCTGTGTGCTTAAAAGATGTAAGGAGACTAATCTGCTTCTGAACTGGGAGAAATGTCATTTTATGGTAAGAGAGGGTATAGTCTTAGGTCACAAGGTGTCAAAGAAAGGGATTGAAGTTGATCGAGCAAAAGTGGAGATAATAGAGAAGTTGCCACCACCCACTTCAACAAAAGgagtaaggagcttcttaggacatgCTGGCTTCTACAGGAGATTTATCAaggacttttctaaaatctctagacctctttgtaatttacttgaaaaagattctgcttttgtttttaatgacaattgtttgcaggcattcaatttattgaaggaGAAACTCACTTCTGCACCAGTGATCGTTGCACCTAATTGGGAGCTTCCGTTTGAGCTGATGTGTGATGCCAGCGACTATGCTGTAGGAGCAGTACTTGGGCAAAGGAGAGGTAAGGTATTTCATGCAATATACTATGCTAGTAGAACTTTAAATGAGGCCCAAAAGAACTATGCCACAACTGAAAAGGAGCTTTTAGCAGTCATATTTGCATGTGACAAGTTTCGGCCTTATCTGATAGGTTCTAAGATCATAGTATACACAGACCATGCTgccctgaaatatttgtttgccAAAGCTGATGCTAAACCTAGGCTAATTCGTTGGATTCTACTGCTACAAGAATTTGACCTGGAAATTAGAGACACAAAGGGAACTGAAAATGTAGTGGCTGATCACTTATCCCGTTTGGAATTTGATTGTTTAGATTCACCCATTAATGAAAAGTTCCCTGATGAACAATTGCATGTAGCAGAAATCCAAGGATTACCTTGGTATGCTGATATAGTCAATTACATGGTTAGCAACATCACACCATATGGTTTGTCATctcaacagaaaaagaaatttttgcatGATGTGAAATACTATTTTTGGGATGAACCATATCTGTTTAAATATTGTGCTGACCAAGTAATTAGACGCTGTGTGCCTGAAACTGAAAACTTAGCATAATACAACACTGTCATTCTAAGGAAGcaggaggccactttggtgtggaaAGAACTGCAACTAAGATCTTATCTTGTGGATTTTATTGGCCTAGAGTATTTCATGATTGCAGGAATTACATTATGTCTTGTGCTCCATGCCAAAGAACTGGCAATATTTCTAGGAGACATGAAGTACCACAAAATagcattcttgtaattgagctTTTTGATGTGTGGGGAATAGACTTTATGGgtccttttccctcttctttttcaaataaatatattcttgtgGCTGTTGATTATGTTTCAAAATGGGTAGAAGCAGTTGCTCTACAAAGTAATGATGCCAGAGTTGTAAtcagatttttgaaaaagaacatcTTTTCAAGATTTGGGGTACCTAGAGCCATTATAAGTGATGGGGGATCACATTTTTGCAATcggcaatttgaaaaattattatcaaaatatggagTTACTCATAAAATTGCCACCCCTTATCATCCACAGACTTGTGGACAGGTTGAGGTGTCCAATAGGGAAATAAAGCGTATCTTAGAGAAAACAGTCAATGCATCTAGGAAAGATTGGTCTTTAAAACTTGATGATGCATTGTGGGCTTACAGGACAGTTTTCAAAACCCCCATAGGAATGTCCCCATACAAGATTGTTTATGGTAAATCATGTCACCTACCAGTAGAGCTTGAGCACAAAGCATATTGGGCCATAAAATACCTTAACTTTGATTTACAAGCTGCAGGTGAAAAGAGATTGCTCCAATTGAATCAGATGGCTGAGATGAGAGAGGAAGCATATGAAAATGCTAGGATATACAAGGAGCGAGCCAAGCGATGGCATGATAGGAACATCCTAAAGCGAGAGTTTTTGCCTGGTCAGAAAGTCCTATTATACAACTCTCGCTTGAAGTTGTTCCCAGGTAAGTTAAAATCTCGATGGTCTGGACCATTTGTTATTTCTAATGTTTTTCCCTATGGTGCAGTTGAGCTGAAGTCAGAAGATGACCGCACTTTTAAAGTAAACGGTCATCTTCTCAAGCATTACTTTGAAGGGGAAATATTGATGGTGATGCCACTACGGTGGATCTAGCAAATTCGGTTGAAGAATTGGAAAAGTCGAACTAGCGACTATAAACTAAGTGCTTCATGGGAGGCAGCCCATGTCTGAGAGCTAAAGTCCCTGTTGGCtctcaattcttttgcttcatttgttttattttgatttgctgTTGGTTTGTACTTTATCAAGCACCCACTTATTGGGTAGACTTGGGATATTTgctatttgattgttttagttaagatggattatctgctattttgttctttttgttgttttctttttgtttttgaagccAGGGTGGATAACAACTGCTGACTCTCTCTATTGCTATACCAGTTGGAACTCCAATTGcttcaacttaatttttcgaaaaccGGGGAAGTACtagtatctctttttctcttatgttctttattttattttcgttttacTAGAGCTACATTAGGAACAGTGAGGACACTGTTTAATCTAAGTGTGGGGAAGGGAGATACTAAACAGATGGAGTATAAAATTGAGTATAGTGTTGATGTCTGAATTCtgtgatttaatttgttactcaTGACATCTGATGCCTGTCTTTATTGATAAATAGTTATACTTCCCTGTCAccttgaattataattgtccTTAAGTTATCTGGCAATTGTTAggccaaattctttttttttttttttaattttttttaattattgaaatctaGAGATTGTACGAAGAATACTGTTGATAGCATTTGTTCAggaattgtttgaaaaaaattgactcaCTTAGGCGCCCTACTCACCACTGttgtgatttttgtacttagttaaaattaattagtcaaatctttagaaatcaaatttacctagtttttagccctagagtttgaagtttaagAGTCGGTCAAGTccttaagtgaaaaataaacaggTCTACTTCTAAGCAAAGTTAGTTAGTATatcctctttttaattattctaatagcactttaacatttagtgaaagaggtagaagaagctttgtacttagtgattcctataaaagaagtctgaaaagtgttagtgagcattcaaaaaaaaaaaagcaagcatAGCCTTTACTCCAATGACTCAAGAATTGAGTTATGAGTATCCTAACTTGAATGTTAGAGTGAGGAAGAGTTCGTAGGGGTCCCTTTAAAACCCGGTCACTTGGGTGATGAGCCCGGGATGTGCCGACTCAATGAACTCACTATAACGAGAAGAGCGGAAAGGCACaagttcaaacaaaaattggacttgaaaaaaaaaaaaaaatttgcttcttaaacagaaaggaaaaattgaatgcaaaaacaaaaaaataaattaagacttgtaaaaaaaggaagaaaacctaGGGACGAAGCAGATACCATATGCTTTCACTACCTTGTTGACTTGCTTAGAGGGAAAATTATAGGGATTATATGCCTGCTAACAGCTATGAAGtttaaatgtgtatttttccttataggactgagtatttacttttgaaatagaaatcttaggcTAAACGCTTGGATTAAAATTTGCTTTCTCTAGATTAGCTGGTTAATTTCAACTGTAGTACTCTGATCACATGTTTCCAGTTTGGTTTGAGCAGTGGGCACCACAAAATAACGAGTAATAAATTATGAGATATCAAATGCTTAAATCagtgaatatgaaaatttgtactctctctgatagatttctttccttggtcttatttattttgcttgaggacaagcaaaagttcaagtgtggggaagttgataagggcatattatactcatattttattgtgcaattcatgttaaattattattaattttatagaaattataagaagtcggtgcttaattatgtgtaatttgatattgtaggtctttgaggacttagatggaattacgagcaatattgaggagttttgcgcaatttggagccagcatatatctttcggaaatcttttttttgttgtggatataaatactcctcataacaagattaggaaaccctagggggggagccatctttcaccattcttttaacctagagagtttttggagagggtcttgtctggagccgtcacctggatcaattgatttgaagcgaagaattgtggaagagataattccttaaaggaattgttgggtttttgttttaggattcaatatcttgagtttactgctgaatatgaattctattgcaatgactccttggaattataattgtgttttcaattccatgatattctaagcttcttttgtgggaatatgatgaaaccctaggtagctaatatgatgattgtcgccatgttataggattaatagatgtgttgatgattcatgattgcaattcctataatttcaattttaattcttaattggttataattgttagaaacactattgatacgggagttgatatagtgtttgttaggaattcttgattagactaattagttaaatgcgatagctgcgttaattagtttaattagagattatccagggattaatgcaatgtttctagttagttattcgctaagacattagggataattaatttagggcattagacaatcatagcactggaaggtgtatgattataatttagagtccactattaattagagatgcgggagctgattgattaattagaggtttaagactttaattttaaaggcttgataaactcacttgaataatcacatagctatcagtctatataacatgatggcaatctgattagtgaaactagggtggattctgtttttcccactttcaattgatatattttcgtacaattctctttctgctctttgtgacgatttaggttgattagtagttaattagttaattctcttaatttgattgcttagataataatagaatctaatataggtttagtacttaattaatccttatgggatcgacactctattcatcactatattacttgatctgacccagtacacttgctggtagaatttgagcttatttttatatatatttgcaaagggatcaaattggtttgtaatgattgtattgttgaattatgagaacaagtgtgaaaaagtaataaataattgagagaaaataatgattaagtaatgattgtgttgttgaattgtaaaaaagtaatgaatagttgagagaatttaatattaaaaattgaattgaatggttaaaaaaatttaaaatatgaaaaaaaaagtattgattgtgatgttgaattgaagataagtggaattgagttgagttgagtaaaaaaaatttcaaaaaataaacacACCCTCGAGAGCATATGTGAATGCGATTTACGTTCCAAAAGGTACTAAAACCAAATAACACATTTGAGATTTGTCTTTCTCCAACCAGATCAGATCAAAGATATATTCTCAAGTTactgaatgaaaaaaattattcagaCGTATGTATGACATGAACATAAAGTGGCTTAAGTAGATTGTGGTTTTCTAGGGTGAACTTATGATTTTTGGAACCCCCACAACGTCCACTAAATTGATGCCAGAACCTTGCATAAATGTTTGACTACAACTTGGTTCGTAGGTTCAAACTACTCCATCGTTGTTTTAGGCAACAATCGacgcatatacatatacatatgtgtgtgtgtgtatgaccCTAATATTCGTGTATATGgcaatttaaattaaaatgatcaTAGGGGAATTGCGGAAGTCGATTTGATCATTTGAGGTCTTGTGAAAAGTGAAATCGACTTACGTGGGCCGAACTATGCTGTTGACAGCTGGACAGTTGCCACACTCCCAGCCGGAAAATGACTGGTGATGAtgggaggaaaagaaagtgtGCGCTTTATATTAAAGAGAGTAAATTTGGACCTACCTTAGTAAGCTAATGATTGATAATTGATATGTTGATATGAGCAAATTGAGTTGGATGTCTGTgacacattttttttccacatGGATTAATCAAACCAATTATggtttgatataaaaaaaaaataccgtGCAGGCTTAGATGAATTTAACTTCGATTCTAATCCGCAGAACAAAATGTCTGCAAGCAACCTCACTAGGGTGACAGTAGTCAGCCAACCTcgccctctccctctccctcttacctttttttttcaaattcctaAATTGGGgccattttcaaaattgaaaattagaaaGTGAAAAACAGGCCACTACAACAAGGTAGTTTATTTGTAACTAAGTGATCAATTTTAGTTGCTGAAAAATCACATTTAACAACTATACATATATTTcgttatcaatttttttagctACTAACATGTTACAACTGAAATGTAACCAAATTATTTTAGGTGGTATAAACTTTAGCAACTATATTTTGTTCTTTAATAACTGAAATTATAGTTGCTAAAGAGTTTATTAATTGCTAAATGAATTATTTAACAACTAAGTTTTTCATTTTACTAAGAGATAAAATGTAGTTGCTATAACCtataataactaaaaaaacTTAGTTGCACATTAGTTGGTACAACTCAATAGCTAAAAGGCATGGCaactaaatatatgtatgaatggaaaatattttagttaaaAGTGATTTTTTAGCAACTAAAATTGATTAGttaatttctaataaattacTTTGTTGTAGTGATGTGACGCATAGTTGTCCATCAAaggcttttattttttctgctTACGGTACTTCGTATATATCCAAAAGTTCACTATGTTTTGATTAACCTGCGTTCGAACTGAGTCATCCCACTGAGAAGTAAAACCGTAAAACCCTcataattatgaattttctctatatgTTAAATTCGAACACGAAACCTTACTTAAGAAGAAAAGATATCAAACCACCCGAACAAACCCAAATTAGTCAACAAAATCTTTTTGTATGTGCTAGAAGTGCGATAAATTTTGTATATAGTTATGGCACATGACAATATTACATTACATTTAGAAATATATCCgaataatattcttaaagaTCATGTCCTCCCTCTAATAGACAACAGAGGCTTATGGACACAGAAGGAATACGAGAAGATCCCAATAACAAATTGAACTCAATATCTGATAGTATATATCGAGAAGGAATAAACATAATTTTCACTAATTAAACCCTACTTTTTCTGGTGtaacctttttttcttttccgtcCAAGAGACGAAAAAGTCTTTTATATAACGGTTATATGTAACGGGGTTCATGTGGCTAAATTAGAACCCTCTAGgatatttcaatttatattgatttttaaaaatattacaaaaatagaaatattttaaatattttgtaattttgtaattttatcaCGTGGATTCCGTTACATATAATTGttggaaaatataaataaaagtgcaTCAAAACTTCTCAATTTCAAGTAAAAATCCTCAAATAGAAGCAGCGGCATCGAACTCCATTTCTTATCgcattaatatttaatttttatggtttaccaaaaaattaaaaatgtataaatttttatGTACGAGCAAGGAAAGAGTGGGGGAGATTATTACGGAGGGGAGATCGTGTTCACATTTCCGGTCAGGGaaaggggaaggggaagggTGACACGTTGCTCCTCTGATGAATAGAGGACGGCACCGAATCCCTTTGACTTACCCGTTTGGTCCCTTCTTCCTTCCCTTCccccatttatatatatatatgctcccTTTCGTAAGTTCCTCATCCGTACCCTCTTATGTACAATCTCTCTTCACTCTCAGAGCTTTCACTTTGAGAGCTCTTCATCAACAGGCGAAGGACCCGGAAACGAAGATCGATAGATTCCTACGAGTATTGTAAAGCATGGGGAGAGCGCCTTGCTGCGATAAAGACGGGATCAAGAAAGGCCCCTGGACACCGGAGGAAGATCAGAAGCTCGTCGATTATATCCAGAAGCACGGCTACGGGAACTGGAGGACCCTTCCCAAGAATGCAGGTACATATACGTCGAAGACGTAGCAAGTCTCTATTGTgtgtgcgtgtatatatatatatatatatatatataaatagttgCACTGTAAATTGAATTACTATTCTCATTGGACTTTTGTATTGATTCTTTCCGTATTGAATTGCTGTATTTTAGGGTTGCAACGGTGTGGTAAGAGCTGTCGACTACGTTGGACGAATTATCTACGACCCGATATCAAGAGGGGAAGTTCTccatggaagaagaagagatgaTTATTCAACTCCATAGCATACTTGGAAATAAGTAAGTAGCTAGCTGCCAGCAATTTTcttagagaaaataatattactttttggggtagaaaagagaaagttaattgcaatttttctATGTTAATTGTGGACTTttgtctcttgcaacctttgAAAATATTCCATTTCCCACAAAAGCATACTAGACGTTTTGAAGAAGTTGCATAGATGGAAGATTTGAATACTCATTAACGTGGAAGAATTGGTATCTTGCAACTCAGTTCAATTAAGTGTCggaataaataataatgtttTTC
The sequence above is drawn from the Punica granatum isolate Tunisia-2019 chromosome 5, ASM765513v2, whole genome shotgun sequence genome and encodes:
- the LOC116209130 gene encoding uncharacterized protein LOC116209130; its protein translation is MADDDINRQIQGAARALRDYAVPTIMGSAIRRPTIPANNFELKPALIQMVQSNQFGGYPNESPDEHIAGFLQYCNTVKMNNVTDDVIRLQLFPFSLRDKARAWTARLRNEITNFTKFNGESLYEAWERFKEAIRKCPHHGLPDNLLIEVFYLSLDDTLRSLVDAAAGGALMGKNYDEASALIEEMASSAHNWQNERSKSRVASVNDMDTIANLTTQISALTTQVAFCELCSGPHSTLECMSGNPSASPNGEQVNFVNNFQRSNQGPYSNTYNPGWRNHPNFSWRRNENNALKPPPGFQKQGPAQNAPPQQNQQATIRNLEGQISQISQQLSNRPSGSLPSNTEENPKGVNAIMLRSGKELEIVNRKAQTQEESPEKDKGKQKVEEPRQKSLGVKPYVPPVPFPGRLKQQQLDAQFAKFLDVFKKLQINIPFAEALQQMPSYARFMKDLLTKKRKFDGSEPVMLTGECSMILQKDLPNLPRKQRDQGSFTVPCTIGNFHFENVLIDSGASINLMPLSIFRKLGLGECKKTHITLQLADRSIKYPKGIVENVLVKVKH